The Microbacterium sp. KUDC0406 genome includes a window with the following:
- a CDS encoding zinc ribbon domain-containing protein: protein MNANPESQRALLDIADLDLRIARASKAAKNPAQGARISELAAQRQEQLRELTALAGARDDAQAELARVESDVALAEQRRDRDAARLATVTSPKDAVALEQEIASLGQRLSTLEDVQLERMGAVEEAEAAVAAQQALIDETSAEGGELTRRAKADIAAAEAEGEQLARDRAAVAGGIPAELLADYDRRAVRTVPAAALLRAGTCEGCRMVLSGTDLTAIRREPSDVVVSCPECGAILVRTEESGH, encoded by the coding sequence GTGAACGCGAATCCCGAAAGCCAGCGCGCCCTGCTCGACATCGCCGATCTCGACCTGCGTATCGCGCGCGCCTCGAAAGCCGCGAAGAATCCGGCGCAGGGCGCCCGCATCTCCGAGCTGGCCGCGCAGCGGCAGGAGCAGCTGCGCGAGCTGACCGCACTGGCGGGAGCCCGGGACGATGCGCAGGCGGAGCTCGCGCGCGTCGAGTCGGACGTGGCGCTCGCCGAGCAGCGCCGTGACCGCGACGCGGCGCGACTCGCGACCGTGACCAGTCCGAAGGACGCCGTCGCCCTCGAGCAGGAGATCGCCAGCCTCGGCCAGCGCCTCAGCACGCTCGAAGACGTACAGCTCGAGCGGATGGGAGCCGTCGAGGAGGCGGAGGCCGCAGTGGCCGCCCAGCAGGCGCTCATCGACGAGACCAGCGCCGAGGGAGGCGAGCTCACCCGCCGGGCCAAGGCCGACATCGCCGCCGCGGAGGCGGAGGGCGAACAGCTCGCCCGAGACCGGGCGGCCGTCGCCGGCGGCATCCCCGCCGAGCTTCTCGCCGACTACGACCGTCGGGCTGTGCGCACTGTGCCGGCCGCCGCGCTGCTGCGTGCCGGCACCTGCGAGGGATGCCGGATGGTGCTGTCGGGCACCGACCTCACCGCCATCCGCCGCGAGCCGTCCGACGTCGTGGTGTCCTGCCCCGAGTGCGGCGCGATCCTGGTGCGCACGGAGGAATCAGGGCACTGA
- a CDS encoding YchJ family protein, protein MPAALDDSARCPCSSGARFGECCGPIIAGLPAPTAERLMRSRFTAFATGDTAHLLRSWHPSTRPAVLDLHQTTRWLWLEIVSTAGGGPFDTEGTVSFVAAYRDESGRGELRERSRFVREGRDWLYLDGDVG, encoded by the coding sequence ATGCCCGCCGCGCTCGACGACTCCGCCCGCTGCCCCTGCTCGAGCGGTGCGCGCTTCGGGGAGTGCTGCGGTCCGATCATCGCGGGTCTGCCCGCTCCGACCGCCGAGCGCCTGATGCGCTCGCGGTTCACCGCGTTCGCGACCGGAGACACGGCGCACCTGCTGCGCTCCTGGCATCCGTCCACCAGGCCAGCCGTGCTCGATCTGCACCAGACGACCCGCTGGCTGTGGCTCGAGATCGTCTCGACGGCGGGAGGCGGACCGTTCGACACCGAGGGCACCGTCTCGTTCGTCGCCGCCTATCGCGACGAGTCCGGACGCGGCGAGCTGCGTGAGCGCAGCAGGTTCGTCCGGGAGGGCAGGGACTGGCTCTACCTCGACGGCGACGTCGGCTGA
- the aceE gene encoding pyruvate dehydrogenase (acetyl-transferring), homodimeric type codes for MTVHDQDPYSQGPLDSDPEETGEWQQSLDELVEAKGHGRGREIMLSLLKRSKDLHLGVPMVPTTDYINTIAPENEPAFPGDEELERRYRHWIRWNAAITVHRAQRPGIGVGGHISTYASAASLYEVGHNHFFRGRDDANGGDQIFYQGHASPGMYARAFLEGRLTETQLDAFRQEKSGAPNGLPSYPHPRMMPEFWQFPTVSMGIGPINAIYQAMTNKYLANRGIKDVSDSHVWAFLGDGEMDEVESRGQLQVAANEGLDNLTFVINCNLQRLDGPVRGNGKIIQELESFFRGAGWNVIKVVWGREWDDLLARDTEGALLNLMNITPDGDYQTYKAENGAYVRENFFGRDERAAALVKDLTDDQIWQLRRGGHDYRKVYAAYKAAMEHKGQPTVILAKTVKGYGLGPHFEGRNATHQMKKMTLDDLKLFRDTMHIPITDAQLEADPYRPPYYHPGQNDETIQYMLERRHDLGGFLPERRTTHVGLQLPQDKDYALPKKGSGNQEVATTMAFVRMVKDLMRVKGFGERIVPVIPDEARTFGMDAYFPTAKIYNPNGQNYTSVDRELLLAYKESPQGQLMHVGINEAGATAAFTATGTSYATHGEPLIPIYIFYSMFGYQRTGDAFWAAGDQMTRGFVIGATAGRTTLTGEGTQHADGHSPLLASTNPATLVYDAAYGYEVAHIVQAGIERMYGGTHPDPDVMYYLTVYNEPMRQPAEPEDVDVEGILKGLHRIAPGSGEGHRVQLMASGVGVPWALEAQQLLREDWGVSADVWSVTSWNELRRDGLAADEHNFLHPEQEPRTAYLTEKLRSAEGPVIATSDYMHAVQDQIRQWVPGSYYTLGADGFGFADTRAAARRFFKIDGPSMVVRTLQAMADEGKVERSIVAQAIAKYDLYNVNAGTSGNAGGES; via the coding sequence GTGACCGTTCACGATCAGGATCCGTACTCGCAGGGCCCGCTCGACAGCGACCCGGAGGAGACCGGCGAGTGGCAGCAGTCCCTCGATGAACTCGTCGAGGCGAAGGGCCACGGCCGCGGGCGAGAGATCATGCTCAGCCTGCTGAAGCGCTCCAAGGATCTGCACCTGGGCGTGCCGATGGTTCCCACCACCGACTACATCAACACGATCGCCCCCGAGAACGAGCCCGCGTTCCCCGGCGACGAGGAGCTCGAGCGCCGTTACCGGCACTGGATCCGCTGGAACGCCGCGATCACGGTGCACCGCGCCCAGCGCCCCGGCATCGGCGTCGGCGGGCACATCTCCACCTACGCCTCCGCCGCCTCGCTGTACGAGGTCGGCCACAACCACTTCTTCCGCGGCCGTGACGACGCGAACGGCGGGGATCAGATCTTCTACCAGGGCCATGCCTCCCCCGGCATGTACGCCCGCGCCTTCCTCGAGGGGCGGCTCACCGAGACGCAGCTGGACGCGTTCCGCCAGGAGAAGTCCGGCGCCCCGAACGGACTGCCCTCGTACCCGCACCCGCGGATGATGCCGGAGTTCTGGCAGTTCCCGACCGTGTCGATGGGCATCGGCCCGATCAACGCGATCTACCAGGCGATGACGAACAAGTACCTCGCAAACCGCGGCATCAAGGACGTCTCGGACTCGCACGTCTGGGCGTTCCTGGGCGACGGCGAGATGGACGAGGTCGAGTCCCGCGGCCAGCTGCAGGTCGCCGCGAACGAGGGCCTCGACAACCTCACCTTCGTGATCAACTGCAACCTGCAGCGCCTGGACGGGCCCGTCCGCGGTAACGGCAAGATCATCCAGGAGCTGGAGAGCTTCTTCCGCGGCGCGGGCTGGAACGTCATCAAGGTGGTCTGGGGCCGGGAGTGGGACGACCTGCTCGCCCGAGACACCGAGGGCGCGCTGCTGAACCTCATGAACATCACGCCCGACGGCGACTACCAGACGTACAAGGCCGAGAACGGCGCCTACGTCCGGGAGAACTTCTTCGGACGCGACGAACGCGCCGCCGCCCTGGTCAAGGACCTCACCGATGACCAGATCTGGCAGCTGCGCCGCGGCGGCCACGACTACCGCAAGGTGTACGCCGCGTACAAGGCCGCCATGGAGCACAAGGGCCAGCCCACCGTCATCCTCGCGAAGACGGTGAAGGGATACGGCCTCGGACCGCACTTCGAGGGCCGCAACGCGACCCACCAGATGAAGAAGATGACGCTGGACGACCTCAAGCTGTTCCGCGACACCATGCACATTCCGATCACGGACGCGCAGCTCGAGGCCGACCCGTACCGGCCGCCGTACTACCACCCGGGGCAGAACGACGAGACCATCCAGTACATGCTGGAGCGACGTCACGACCTGGGCGGATTCCTGCCGGAGCGCCGCACCACGCACGTGGGCCTGCAGCTTCCGCAGGACAAGGACTACGCGCTGCCGAAGAAGGGCTCGGGCAACCAGGAGGTCGCCACGACCATGGCGTTCGTGCGCATGGTCAAGGACCTCATGCGCGTGAAGGGCTTCGGCGAGCGGATCGTCCCGGTCATCCCGGACGAGGCGCGCACCTTCGGCATGGACGCCTACTTCCCCACCGCGAAGATCTACAACCCGAACGGCCAGAACTACACCTCGGTCGACCGGGAGCTGCTCCTCGCCTACAAGGAGAGCCCGCAGGGTCAGCTGATGCACGTCGGCATCAACGAGGCCGGCGCGACCGCCGCCTTCACGGCGACGGGCACGTCGTACGCCACGCACGGCGAGCCGCTGATCCCGATCTACATCTTCTACTCGATGTTCGGCTACCAGCGCACCGGCGACGCCTTCTGGGCCGCCGGCGATCAGATGACGCGCGGCTTCGTGATCGGCGCCACCGCCGGCCGCACCACGCTGACCGGAGAGGGCACCCAGCACGCTGACGGACACTCGCCCCTGCTCGCCTCGACCAACCCGGCGACGCTTGTGTACGACGCCGCCTACGGCTACGAGGTCGCGCACATCGTGCAGGCCGGCATCGAGCGCATGTACGGCGGCACGCACCCCGACCCGGATGTCATGTACTACCTCACCGTGTACAACGAGCCGATGCGTCAGCCGGCCGAGCCGGAGGACGTCGACGTCGAGGGCATCCTCAAGGGCCTGCACCGCATTGCGCCGGGCTCCGGCGAGGGCCACCGCGTGCAGCTGATGGCATCCGGCGTCGGCGTGCCGTGGGCGCTCGAGGCGCAGCAGCTGCTGCGCGAGGACTGGGGCGTCTCGGCGGATGTCTGGTCGGTGACCTCGTGGAACGAGCTGCGCCGCGACGGACTGGCCGCCGACGAGCACAACTTCCTGCACCCCGAGCAGGAGCCGCGCACCGCGTACCTCACCGAGAAGCTGCGGAGCGCCGAGGGCCCGGTCATCGCGACGAGCGATTACATGCACGCCGTCCAGGACCAGATCCGCCAGTGGGTGCCCGGCTCGTACTACACGCTGGGAGCCGACGGTTTCGGCTTCGCCGACACCCGTGCCGCGGCGCGCCGATTC